The genomic segment TCTTTCAATTATTGATGACAAATCCGAAGAGTTCGTTTATGAGTTTGATGATGCAATAAAAAATCGAAAGAATGACATTTTTAGTTCCGTGAGTACATTCTTTGGAATATATATAAAAAGCTTTTCGATTTATAATAAACGGATATGGCGAGAGTTTCTTTCAGCAGCACTGACTAAACAGCCATCAATCATTGAGTATATATGGGCGATTGACTCTATTTTTATAAAAAAATTTACTGAGTTGCTTCAACGCTTTGCAAAAGATGGACTTATTGGGAATGGCATCGACTTTGAATCTATTTCACTTACTTTTTATAGTGTTTTGGGTTTTCATATTCTTAAATATATATCGGATGAGGATATATCAATCGAAGTACTGAAAGAATCATTTGAAAAGCAGATTCGTGTACTTATAGCGGGTTTGATATAGGATGTATTTAATAAAATGAGGTGTTCAAACCTTTTGGTTATAATCACAAAGAAGCACGGGGACGGTTCGAAACCACTGAAAAAGTGCCATTTTCATATAACTTTTAGCCAGTAAATTTTACCTTTAACAGAAATATTCGAAATTTTTACCATACAGTAATAAATAACGTTAAAACGAGAGGGTAGTAGGCTTGCTATCCTCTTTAAATTTACTGC from the Clostridia bacterium genome contains:
- a CDS encoding TetR/AcrR family transcriptional regulator, coding for MAGLREKKKTDRNKRIQNAAIKLFGTQGYEATTMRGIAQEAELGVGTLYNYYKSKGEILLSIIDDKSEEFVYEFDDAIKNRKNDIFSSVSTFFGIYIKSFSIYNKRIWREFLSAALTKQPSIIEYIWAIDSIFIKKFTELLQRFAKDGLIGNGIDFESISLTFYSVLGFHILKYISDEDISIEVLKESFEKQIRVLIAGLI